The following proteins are co-located in the Corynebacterium kalinowskii genome:
- a CDS encoding Ppx/GppA phosphatase family protein, whose amino-acid sequence MARVAAVDCGTNSLRLLVSDFDGKEFTDVYRGMKIVRLGQGVDATGRISDDAIVRARVALTEFVEIMKREGVVALRMVATSATRDAENRQDFIDMTAELLGQVIPNTKAEEISGEEEARLSFQGAVTDLPERCETVCVIDLGGGSTEFVVGKRDGTILGAYSAQMGCVRLTERIMTSDPATPEQVQQAREYVAARLVDVQSAVPIELADTFVGVAGTFTTISAIAQGLESYDPKHIHGSELRFEASKVLTGALIAETSAERASHPVMHPGRADVIAGGSVVVDGIIDMIAERTEVRSLIISEKDILDGIVAGLVAP is encoded by the coding sequence GTGGCGCGCGTAGCCGCAGTGGACTGCGGAACAAACTCGCTTCGCCTGCTGGTTTCGGACTTCGACGGCAAGGAGTTCACCGACGTCTACCGTGGCATGAAGATCGTGCGCCTTGGCCAGGGCGTCGATGCAACGGGGCGGATTTCTGATGATGCCATCGTGCGTGCGCGGGTGGCGCTGACGGAGTTCGTGGAGATCATGAAGCGCGAGGGAGTCGTGGCGCTGCGCATGGTGGCTACCTCTGCCACGCGTGATGCTGAAAACCGCCAAGACTTCATCGATATGACCGCCGAGCTACTTGGGCAAGTGATCCCCAATACCAAAGCGGAAGAGATCTCGGGTGAAGAGGAAGCTCGCCTTTCTTTCCAAGGTGCAGTCACGGATCTACCCGAGCGTTGCGAAACCGTGTGCGTGATCGATCTGGGAGGCGGTTCGACGGAATTTGTCGTCGGCAAGCGAGATGGCACTATTCTGGGCGCCTACTCCGCACAGATGGGCTGCGTCCGCCTCACGGAGCGCATCATGACCTCCGATCCTGCCACCCCAGAGCAGGTGCAGCAGGCGCGTGAGTACGTCGCCGCGCGCCTTGTCGACGTCCAATCCGCGGTACCTATCGAACTGGCGGATACGTTCGTTGGCGTCGCCGGCACGTTCACCACGATCTCTGCTATCGCGCAGGGACTGGAGTCGTATGATCCGAAGCACATTCACGGCTCGGAGCTGCGATTTGAGGCATCGAAGGTACTCACAGGCGCGCTGATCGCTGAGACTTCCGCCGAGCGCGCCTCGCACCCAGTGATGCATCCAGGGCGCGCTGATGTAATCGCCGGTGGTTCCGTGGTCGTTGACGGGATCATCGACATGATTGCCGAGCGCACCGAAGTCCGGTCCCTGATCATTTCGGAAAAAGACATTCTCGATGGCATCGTCGCTGGCTTAGTGGCACCCTAA